In bacterium, the genomic stretch ACTTAAATTTAGGATCTCTCTTCTTAATTGAAGGAAAATACTACGATCCTGATAAAGCTATGGCTTACTACCAAAAGGCCCTTCTTTGCGACCCCGCTAATTCCTTAATAAACATTAATATTGCTTCTATTTATTACAAGCAAGGTTTAATTGATAAGGCTATTAAAGAGTATCAAAAAGCTATAGAAAAATCCCCTCAAGATGTTTATTCTCTCGCTGCTTTAGCTGCTATTTACATGGAAAAGCAAAATTATAATTTAGCTTTATTTCTTTATAAAAAGATTGCAGAAATAGAACCAGAAAATTTTATTTCTTGGTATAATTTAGGTTTTATTTATGAAGTAGAAAAAAAGTATCCTCAAGCTTTGGATTACTATAAAATAGCTTTACAAGTTAATCCTTATGATGAATTAGCCCTTTATCACTTAGAAAATATCATTTTAAAGAACGAAGATATTTCCTCTCCTTTGCGAAGTGAGTATGCCCAAAGACATCTTAATTTAGGACAATATTACTTAAAAAAACAACAAGTAGCCTTAGCTAAGTATGAGTTTAAGAGATCTATAAAACTTTATCCTCAAAATCCTGTCAATAGATTTGCTTACTGTAAGCTTTTGAAATACAAAGGTTGTTTCCCAGAAGCCATAGAAGAGATAAAGAAAGTTATTGAATTAGATCCTAATAATATTAAAGCTAAAGATAACTTAGAAAAACTTTTTTATTTAAGATCTCGACTTCTTTCAGAAAAAGAAAAGATAGATTTACTTCTTACTCCTTCATCAGGAACCACTATTTTAATCATTAGTTTTAAACCTAAAAAGATTTTCCATCAGGATATTGACCATTATTTAACTTATTTAGCTACTACCCTTTTGAAGGAATTTCCTCAAATAGAGATTCTCGATAGAGATAAATTAAATGAGTTCTTAAAAAACCAGAAATTTAAAGAAGTTAAGGATATTGAAGATATTTCAAAAGTAGGGCAAGCCTTAAAAGCTCAAGTAGTCTTATGGGGTGAAGCAACTGAAGAAATAGATGAAATAAAGGTAAGCATTAACTTGGTAGATGTTGAAAATTTAACCAGTATCTCAAGAATAGACCTAACTAACAAGGGAAATAATAGACTTTTGGAAATGGCTAATCAAATTCAAGGATATATTTTAAAGAATACGCCTCTTTCGGGTAATATCATTAAGGTTAAGTTAGCTAAAAATCAAGTAATCATTAATTTAGGTAATCGCCATAAAGTAAAAGAAAATGATGTCTTTGAAGTATGGGAAGAAGGAGGAAAATATTTAGATCCTAGCACTGGAAGAACTAAAAGATTTAAAGAAAGAATTATTGGTAAAATAAAAGTAGCCAAAGCAGAAAATAATATTTCCTTAGCTACTTCTATTACCTTTGAACTCATTGACAAGCTGAAGACTAATAAAGTTACTTTAATTAGATAAGTAAATAAGCTATTTTTTTAAAACCTCAACTAATCTTCCTTCCTTTTACTCTTCTTGTTGATCTTACCTTTAATAAATCCACCTATTCAAGTATTTTAAAACTTATGTCGATATAAATGTTGGAGATAATAAAAAATAGCAAAAGGAGTCATAGTATGGATAATAAAAATGATATTTTATGGGCTTATGTTTTTGAACT encodes the following:
- a CDS encoding tetratricopeptide repeat protein, producing the protein MRKQIFFLILLLMLIFLFQVPSLLATGAIGYLQKANEYLKEKKYSLAINKYKTALKINPYYKEAYYQLALAYFGKNNLTKAEENFKEAIKLDQYYFDAHNDLGLLYEEQGKLEEALKKYDQAKEIAPGNPKVYYNLGSLYHKKNDLKKAIVNYIKVLKIDPQHALSYLNLGSLFLIEGKYYDPDKAMAYYQKALLCDPANSLININIASIYYKQGLIDKAIKEYQKAIEKSPQDVYSLAALAAIYMEKQNYNLALFLYKKIAEIEPENFISWYNLGFIYEVEKKYPQALDYYKIALQVNPYDELALYHLENIILKNEDISSPLRSEYAQRHLNLGQYYLKKQQVALAKYEFKRSIKLYPQNPVNRFAYCKLLKYKGCFPEAIEEIKKVIELDPNNIKAKDNLEKLFYLRSRLLSEKEKIDLLLTPSSGTTILIISFKPKKIFHQDIDHYLTYLATTLLKEFPQIEILDRDKLNEFLKNQKFKEVKDIEDISKVGQALKAQVVLWGEATEEIDEIKVSINLVDVENLTSISRIDLTNKGNNRLLEMANQIQGYILKNTPLSGNIIKVKLAKNQVIINLGNRHKVKENDVFEVWEEGGKYLDPSTGRTKRFKERIIGKIKVAKAENNISLATSITFELIDKLKTNKVTLIR